One window of Mesorhizobium sp. PAMC28654 genomic DNA carries:
- a CDS encoding ABC transporter ATP-binding protein — MVSIKLDNVSLVYKLHEKLTLSAPDRRVANPRGRIESSGRKQFVQALDGISFELMAGDRLGLVGPNGAGKTTLLKVLYGIYEPSGGSVAINGKVDALFNINIGFRREATGRRNIVLRGLISGWTEDEIEEKMEEIIAFSELGDFIDLPFKAYSQGMAARLAFSAATALDPEILLMDEWIGAGDASFQEKAKRRMDELAEKAGIIVLASHSEALIQSVCTKRLVLKGGQIESFVTAPSNRNLTTIVSK, encoded by the coding sequence ATGGTTTCTATCAAGCTGGACAACGTTAGCCTTGTTTACAAGCTGCACGAGAAGCTGACGCTTTCCGCGCCGGACCGGCGCGTGGCCAACCCACGCGGCAGAATTGAAAGCTCTGGCAGAAAACAGTTCGTGCAGGCTCTGGATGGCATCAGTTTCGAACTGATGGCGGGAGATCGCCTAGGCCTGGTCGGCCCGAACGGGGCAGGCAAGACTACCCTTCTCAAGGTGCTTTACGGGATCTACGAACCATCAGGCGGGAGCGTAGCAATCAACGGCAAGGTCGATGCCCTGTTCAATATCAACATAGGCTTTCGCCGCGAGGCCACGGGGCGCAGGAACATCGTTTTGCGTGGTTTGATCAGCGGATGGACGGAAGACGAGATCGAGGAGAAAATGGAGGAGATCATAGCCTTCAGCGAGCTGGGCGATTTCATCGACCTGCCGTTCAAGGCCTACAGCCAGGGCATGGCCGCGCGGCTTGCCTTTTCAGCCGCGACCGCGCTCGATCCGGAAATCCTGCTGATGGACGAATGGATCGGCGCCGGCGACGCTTCTTTCCAGGAAAAAGCCAAAAGGCGCATGGACGAACTCGCGGAAAAGGCAGGCATCATCGTTCTGGCGAGCCACAGCGAGGCGCTTATACAGAGCGTGTGCACGAAAAGACTAGTGCTGAAAGGCGGTCAAATAGAGTCGTTCGTCACCGCACCATCTAACCGAAATCTGACGACAATAGTTTCGAAATGA
- a CDS encoding acyltransferase family protein → MEHQNNSFDFLRFSAATLVIWGHSYELNAMPSVPTVFASTVNSMGVVIFFIISGFLVTESLRRSDSFIDFFWKRALRIFPGLIVCTLLTALVLGPLVSALPTAEYFANPLVADFLKNAVLNVHYFLPGVFQQNHIIAVNGSLWSLPVEALCYIVLGTLGYVIVRKGCRLCSLVLAVMSVAAAIFFSTYGGPPIIFYQMSLSHIFLVAPYFFVASSMNMIFARQHFRLDVALGCVAALFLVVAAKNPTLLTLTQPVLLSYVALTIGMMPLPVIRSWSRLEQNLIIPAHILLRRSSWRTRLV, encoded by the coding sequence ATGGAACATCAGAACAATAGCTTCGATTTTCTGCGGTTTTCCGCAGCTACATTGGTTATATGGGGTCACTCCTACGAGCTGAACGCAATGCCCAGCGTTCCGACGGTCTTCGCTTCGACGGTCAATTCCATGGGCGTAGTCATTTTCTTTATCATCAGCGGCTTTCTTGTCACGGAGAGCCTACGCAGATCCGATAGTTTCATTGATTTTTTCTGGAAGCGAGCGTTACGCATTTTTCCGGGGCTGATAGTGTGCACCTTGCTGACTGCCTTGGTGCTTGGCCCGCTGGTTTCCGCTTTGCCGACAGCAGAATATTTTGCGAATCCTTTGGTCGCTGACTTCCTAAAAAACGCTGTGCTTAATGTACATTATTTCCTTCCTGGCGTATTTCAGCAAAACCATATTATTGCTGTCAACGGTTCTCTCTGGTCACTCCCAGTTGAGGCACTTTGCTATATTGTTTTGGGGACCCTCGGATACGTTATCGTGAGAAAGGGATGTCGCTTATGCAGTCTCGTTCTTGCCGTGATGAGCGTGGCAGCGGCGATTTTTTTCTCAACATATGGGGGACCGCCCATCATCTTTTATCAGATGAGCTTATCTCATATTTTCCTTGTAGCGCCCTACTTCTTTGTTGCTTCGTCAATGAATATGATCTTCGCGCGGCAACATTTCCGGCTGGATGTTGCCCTAGGGTGTGTCGCGGCGCTCTTCTTGGTTGTTGCAGCCAAGAATCCGACTTTGCTCACCCTGACACAGCCTGTTCTTCTATCATACGTCGCCCTGACAATCGGCATGATGCCGCTACCCGTTATCAGAAGCTGGTCCAGACTAGAGCAGAATCTGATCATTCCGGCTCATATCCTGTTGCGGCGAAGTAGTTGGCGCACTCGGTTGGTGTGA
- a CDS encoding nucleoside-diphosphate sugar epimerase/dehydratase, with the protein MDSYLKVVFGLRPDMRRAFIMVQDIVMVLIAVALSLVLSRSNLSFEILSYAGLVSWVSIALISHLLFRYCGLYNTVWRFASTPDFFNILKSCGILTLVLYAVSLMVRFFHPVAGLNERQFIVFFLFSFTIISGPRLFYRFLRDGASWRILRHRADQTPIKQALFVGRLGEADLIIRFTRTEPAEYFIAGIMAIDDRAPLGHKIQGVPVVAVRPRLIEVLEDYANGTKSLDMLIFGNGAEREIEEYSELVRVARHSGIAVVQFSGFSELGQGGKLVLDAVEMETILRRPTVPSDIERIGAFVAGKRVLVTGGAGSIGRTLVKRSLELGAEAVLVADNSEFGIFQLSQYIDGKDHARLKVRIVDVANRQQMTRVIGEFKPSIVFHAAALKHVPLLEENWESAIQTNVFGTLVCAEVAAKCGVPQFVLISSDKAVDPTSVLGMTKRAAEQIVSSLHETHAIGANGHRCGTRFFAVRFGNVFGSNGSVATIFQSQIEAGGPLTITDRRMTRYFMTLVEAVDLVIMSAADAASREGREDYAIYMLDMGKPVPILEVAETMIRMAGKSPYTDIPIRFTGIRPGEKLHETLRGENEELVELEISKIFGLRMDVAEWPRVEAALTALQTAMKSQDKALSLAVMAGLHQPETFPADVDQVLTAKMIGQVR; encoded by the coding sequence ATGGATTCATACCTGAAAGTCGTGTTCGGACTTCGCCCGGATATGCGGCGTGCCTTCATCATGGTCCAGGACATCGTCATGGTCCTGATCGCGGTGGCGCTCAGCCTTGTGCTGTCAAGATCGAACCTGTCCTTCGAAATCCTGTCTTACGCCGGCCTGGTGAGTTGGGTGAGCATCGCGCTCATCAGCCATCTGCTGTTCAGATATTGCGGACTCTACAACACGGTCTGGCGCTTTGCTTCGACGCCAGACTTCTTCAACATCCTGAAAAGTTGCGGCATTCTCACGCTTGTCCTGTATGCCGTCTCGCTCATGGTCCGCTTTTTCCATCCTGTGGCGGGCCTCAACGAGCGTCAGTTCATTGTCTTTTTTCTCTTCTCGTTCACGATCATATCCGGGCCCAGGCTTTTCTACCGGTTCCTTCGCGACGGAGCGAGCTGGAGAATACTGCGCCACAGGGCTGATCAGACACCGATCAAGCAGGCGCTGTTCGTTGGCCGGCTTGGCGAGGCCGACCTGATCATCCGTTTCACGCGAACGGAGCCCGCGGAGTATTTCATCGCTGGCATCATGGCGATCGACGACAGGGCACCCTTGGGCCACAAGATCCAAGGTGTTCCGGTAGTGGCGGTGCGGCCACGACTGATAGAAGTCCTCGAGGACTATGCAAACGGTACCAAAAGCCTCGACATGCTGATTTTCGGCAATGGGGCGGAACGGGAGATCGAGGAGTATTCCGAACTCGTGCGCGTAGCCCGGCATAGCGGCATAGCGGTTGTGCAATTCTCCGGCTTTTCCGAACTGGGGCAGGGCGGAAAGCTGGTGCTCGACGCCGTCGAGATGGAAACCATCCTGCGCCGCCCCACGGTCCCGTCCGACATCGAACGCATCGGCGCCTTTGTCGCGGGCAAGCGGGTTCTGGTGACGGGTGGCGCCGGCTCGATCGGGCGCACCCTGGTCAAACGGTCACTCGAACTGGGCGCCGAAGCGGTGCTGGTCGCTGACAATTCCGAGTTCGGCATTTTCCAGTTGAGCCAGTATATCGACGGGAAGGACCATGCGCGCCTCAAGGTTCGTATCGTCGACGTGGCGAACCGGCAGCAGATGACACGCGTGATCGGCGAGTTCAAACCATCCATCGTCTTTCATGCCGCGGCGCTCAAGCATGTCCCTCTGCTTGAGGAAAATTGGGAATCGGCAATCCAGACAAATGTTTTCGGAACGCTTGTCTGCGCCGAAGTGGCCGCAAAATGCGGTGTTCCGCAGTTCGTGCTGATTTCGAGCGACAAGGCGGTGGACCCGACATCCGTGCTCGGCATGACAAAGCGGGCGGCTGAGCAGATCGTCAGTTCCTTGCATGAGACGCACGCCATAGGAGCAAATGGCCACCGTTGCGGCACCAGATTCTTCGCCGTGCGGTTCGGCAACGTCTTTGGCAGCAACGGGTCGGTCGCCACTATTTTCCAATCGCAGATCGAGGCCGGCGGTCCCCTCACCATAACGGACCGACGCATGACGCGTTACTTCATGACGCTGGTCGAAGCCGTTGATCTCGTCATCATGTCCGCGGCCGATGCGGCCTCGCGTGAGGGCAGGGAAGACTATGCCATCTACATGCTCGACATGGGCAAGCCGGTGCCGATCCTGGAAGTCGCCGAGACGATGATCCGCATGGCCGGAAAGAGCCCCTACACCGACATTCCAATCCGATTCACCGGCATCCGGCCAGGCGAGAAGCTGCATGAAACGCTGCGCGGTGAGAATGAAGAGCTTGTCGAACTCGAAATATCGAAGATATTCGGCTTGAGAATGGATGTCGCTGAATGGCCAAGGGTGGAGGCAGCGCTTACCGCGCTGCAAACGGCCATGAAGAGCCAGGACAAAGCCCTGTCGCTTGCCGTGATGGCGGGCCTTCACCAGCCGGAGACATTTCCGGCCGATGTTGATCAGGTCCTCACCGCGAAAATGATTGGACAGGTCCGGTAG
- a CDS encoding NAD-dependent epimerase/dehydratase family protein — translation MKVLVTGATGFVGGLVVRQLREARIDVRIASRHPELLGAGGDAVRLPEPDGPAGDFLTLMKDITHVVHCAALNNDQTSATDADFRATNVALTERLAHAAAIGTSGRFIYLSSIRAVIGADFSGTIDERTAPAPQCAYGRSKREGEIKVLEAYTSSGRADATALRLPPAYGAGMKGNLATLVRLADTALPLPAAAFSGVRSLIAREAVARAVLHLLTSPAPLRPVYFASDVPAIPITAVIEALRRGFGRPLRLLAIPAALMRPAASLLGKGKVWDRMTATQICDPSLLMSDGWAPEIDTTGRLTEMARHAKLGQAQPL, via the coding sequence ATGAAGGTTCTGGTAACAGGCGCAACCGGCTTCGTCGGCGGCCTTGTCGTTCGGCAACTGCGCGAAGCCAGGATCGACGTTCGCATCGCGTCCCGTCACCCGGAACTGCTTGGCGCTGGAGGCGACGCCGTTCGGCTGCCAGAGCCCGACGGCCCAGCCGGGGACTTTCTGACGCTCATGAAGGACATCACGCACGTCGTTCATTGCGCCGCCTTGAACAATGACCAGACCAGCGCAACAGATGCCGACTTTCGGGCCACCAATGTCGCATTGACCGAACGGTTGGCGCATGCGGCGGCTATCGGGACGAGCGGACGCTTCATCTACCTGTCCTCCATCCGGGCGGTGATCGGTGCCGATTTCAGCGGAACGATCGATGAGCGTACGGCCCCTGCCCCGCAATGCGCCTACGGACGCTCGAAACGGGAGGGAGAGATCAAGGTGCTGGAGGCCTACACCTCATCAGGTCGCGCCGACGCCACGGCGCTGCGTCTGCCGCCGGCCTATGGAGCGGGCATGAAGGGAAACCTGGCTACGCTGGTGCGCCTGGCCGATACCGCCCTGCCCCTGCCGGCTGCCGCCTTTTCAGGTGTCCGCTCGCTGATCGCGCGCGAAGCCGTGGCCAGGGCGGTGTTGCACTTGTTGACCAGCCCTGCCCCGCTTCGTCCAGTCTACTTCGCCAGCGATGTGCCTGCTATTCCCATCACGGCCGTCATCGAAGCTCTCAGGCGAGGTTTCGGGCGCCCCTTGCGCCTGCTTGCTATCCCGGCCGCGCTGATGCGACCGGCGGCGTCCCTGCTGGGCAAAGGCAAAGTGTGGGACAGGATGACGGCAACGCAGATTTGCGATCCATCCCTACTCATGTCAGATGGCTGGGCGCCGGAGATCGACACGACCGGTCGGCTGACGGAAATGGCGCGACACGCCAAGCTTGGGCAAGCTCAGCCCCTGTAG
- a CDS encoding O-antigen ligase family protein: protein MSRLSSIKEQFTPSLVNIYFSIACFLSPVVGSAVSFVFNGGALWSTLLIAMKRRRFNADRPMLAMTAAIYAYCGANLLASIVNNSIVRDALDLLSLVTFLFFPISYSTWSISRKTTLVRIIIVSSICACLGALVLAIIQQYWFGMRAKGGAGNAIVFAEVACLSVMICLTGIVSGIEKVRGVVFICAVLAGTVAIIYSGSRIIWLALLIGGIAVLLINLRTLKGKNAVRLLLMLAAVAIVSAVLGFRVIADRADFLFADWHSLTTHGDYTTALGLRVALWDIGLKAFREAPLFGHGMGAGKPLMLQGFQERYGMAEGFSHFHNGFLTALVEAGILGAVTLAAIFVVAARNAAKVLRASIDPIERFGATMIVIVVITYLTAGMTGILVGHDILDSVLMIFLLSGTYLASGRTIALPETRMRPTASAFRVER, encoded by the coding sequence TTGAGCCGGCTTTCTTCCATAAAAGAACAGTTCACACCTTCTCTGGTGAACATCTACTTCTCGATAGCTTGCTTTCTCTCACCCGTCGTTGGATCAGCCGTCAGTTTTGTTTTCAACGGCGGCGCTCTGTGGTCCACGCTGCTCATCGCAATGAAGAGACGGCGATTCAATGCCGATCGCCCCATGCTCGCCATGACCGCCGCTATATATGCCTATTGCGGGGCCAATCTCCTGGCATCCATCGTCAACAACTCGATCGTCAGGGATGCGCTGGATCTCCTTTCGCTGGTTACCTTTCTGTTTTTTCCCATTTCCTATTCGACCTGGAGCATTTCGCGGAAAACCACGCTGGTCCGCATCATCATTGTGAGCAGCATCTGCGCTTGCCTCGGCGCGTTGGTGCTGGCGATCATCCAGCAATATTGGTTCGGGATGCGGGCAAAAGGCGGGGCTGGAAATGCAATCGTGTTCGCGGAAGTCGCCTGCCTCAGCGTCATGATCTGCCTGACTGGCATCGTTTCAGGCATCGAAAAGGTCAGGGGTGTTGTTTTCATATGCGCGGTGCTGGCCGGCACCGTCGCCATCATCTATTCTGGATCGCGCATCATCTGGCTGGCATTGTTGATCGGTGGCATTGCTGTGCTCTTGATCAACCTGCGAACCCTCAAGGGCAAGAATGCCGTTCGCCTGCTGCTGATGCTGGCCGCGGTCGCCATAGTGAGCGCTGTTCTGGGATTCCGAGTCATAGCTGATCGTGCGGATTTTCTATTCGCCGACTGGCATTCGCTCACCACCCATGGCGACTACACCACGGCCCTGGGATTGCGCGTTGCGCTTTGGGACATCGGACTGAAGGCGTTCCGCGAGGCGCCGCTGTTCGGACATGGAATGGGGGCGGGCAAGCCACTCATGCTGCAAGGATTCCAGGAACGATATGGGATGGCGGAAGGATTCAGCCATTTTCACAATGGGTTCCTCACCGCATTGGTGGAGGCCGGCATCCTTGGCGCGGTGACGCTGGCGGCGATCTTTGTCGTTGCCGCGCGGAATGCGGCCAAAGTCCTGCGCGCCAGCATTGACCCCATCGAGCGGTTTGGCGCCACTATGATCGTCATAGTGGTGATCACCTATCTCACCGCTGGAATGACCGGCATCCTGGTCGGTCACGACATTCTCGATTCGGTGCTGATGATCTTCCTGTTGTCGGGGACATATCTCGCATCCGGGCGCACCATTGCGCTGCCGGAAACGCGGATGCGTCCAACCGCATCAGCGTTCCGGGTCGAACGATGA
- a CDS encoding ABC transporter permease has product MIAALNGGIDDIGKAMRLHRVWIALAHEDIGDQHRRTTLGPLWLLVNYVAFVGTFVFVFQPAGKDAAGYAAYVSIGLLVWFYLMEVMSMSVSLFQREESFIEGTTLPLFVYVMRLALQSVIRAGYAIAGCVAILILSGTSITSPWLWSIAGLLLILLVTPALITVFAFLGAFFPDSQFIVGNLLRVGMFFTPVFWVYNGQGGIQKYAYRWNPFTYFLEIVRLPIINGELPVHAFAVTIITSLATWMIALLLLGRYRKQVVFLI; this is encoded by the coding sequence ATGATTGCTGCACTGAACGGCGGCATCGACGACATCGGCAAGGCCATGAGGCTGCACCGGGTCTGGATCGCGCTTGCCCATGAGGACATCGGCGACCAGCACAGACGAACAACGCTTGGGCCGCTCTGGTTGCTGGTCAACTATGTCGCGTTCGTGGGCACGTTCGTTTTCGTATTCCAGCCGGCCGGCAAGGATGCCGCAGGCTATGCGGCCTATGTTTCCATCGGACTTCTGGTGTGGTTCTACCTGATGGAAGTCATGTCCATGAGCGTGTCGCTGTTCCAGCGCGAAGAGAGCTTTATAGAAGGCACAACGCTGCCCCTGTTTGTCTATGTGATGCGGCTTGCCTTGCAATCAGTGATTCGTGCCGGCTATGCGATCGCGGGTTGTGTGGCCATTCTGATCTTGAGTGGCACTTCCATCACGTCCCCCTGGCTCTGGTCGATCGCGGGATTGCTGCTGATATTGCTGGTAACGCCCGCCCTGATCACAGTTTTCGCGTTTCTCGGAGCCTTCTTTCCCGACAGCCAATTCATTGTCGGCAATTTGCTGCGGGTAGGCATGTTCTTCACGCCTGTTTTCTGGGTGTACAACGGGCAAGGCGGAATACAGAAATACGCCTATCGCTGGAACCCGTTCACATATTTTCTGGAGATCGTGCGTTTGCCGATCATCAACGGAGAATTGCCAGTGCATGCTTTCGCCGTGACGATCATCACGTCTTTGGCCACATGGATGATTGCATTGCTGCTGCTTGGCCGCTACCGCAAGCAAGTCGTGTTCCTCATCTGA
- a CDS encoding sugar transferase → MSVIPSGHGGPKRAFDLAGAALLLLLTSPVLAIAFLSVRASSPGPALFSQIRVGRNGVLFRCHKLRTMYQGTPSLPTHEAPATAVTSVGRVLRAYKLDELPQLWNVLKGEMSLVGPRPCLPTQTELIERRAELGVLSAPPGMTGLAQIQGIDMSTPRLLAETDAEYLKMASIGSDLRILLRTIYRG, encoded by the coding sequence ATGTCGGTGATACCTTCCGGCCATGGCGGACCGAAGCGGGCCTTCGACCTCGCAGGGGCGGCGCTGCTGCTGCTGCTGACCTCGCCTGTCCTGGCGATTGCCTTCCTGTCGGTCCGGGCTTCTTCGCCAGGGCCGGCGCTCTTCTCGCAAATCCGGGTCGGACGCAATGGCGTGCTATTTCGCTGCCACAAGCTCAGAACCATGTATCAGGGAACACCGTCCCTACCCACGCACGAGGCGCCGGCAACCGCGGTGACCTCGGTCGGAAGGGTCCTGCGTGCCTACAAGCTCGATGAACTGCCGCAGCTCTGGAACGTCTTGAAAGGCGAGATGAGCCTGGTCGGTCCCCGTCCATGTCTGCCGACGCAGACGGAGCTTATCGAACGTCGCGCCGAGTTGGGTGTGCTATCAGCGCCTCCCGGCATGACCGGGCTGGCGCAGATCCAGGGCATCGACATGTCGACTCCGAGGCTCCTTGCCGAGACCGATGCCGAATATCTGAAGATGGCTTCGATCGGATCCGACCTTCGGATTCTGCTCCGAACGATCTACAGGGGCTGA
- a CDS encoding IS630 family transposase (programmed frameshift) produces the protein MAKSLSEDLRARVVAAVDGGLSRRAAAARFGVAAASSVRWVREWRETGATCAKPQGGDRRSHRVEAYRDIILAAIERRVDITLVELAELLRQEHGASFATSTIWRFLDRHSMTFKKKTAHASEQERPDVAARRNAWFDAQPDLDPEHLVFIDETGASTKMARLRGRTKRGMRCRSPIPHGHWKTTTFTGALRLTGMTAPMVLDGPMTGEWFVAYVEQVLVPTLRPDDVVILDNLPAHKSAAARVAIEATGARMMFLPPYSPDFNPIENAFSKLKSILRKAAARTVAELWDTISAALPCFTPTECANYFAATGYEPE, from the exons ATGGCGAAATCCTTATCGGAAGATTTGCGGGCTCGGGTGGTCGCAGCGGTTGATGGCGGCCTGTCGCGACGGGCGGCAGCGGCGCGATTTGGCGTGGCGGCGGCAAGCTCGGTGCGTTGGGTCCGGGAATGGCGCGAGACCGGAGCCACCTGCGCAAAGCCGCAGGGCGGCGACAGGCGGTCCCACCGCGTTGAAGCGTATCGCGACATCATCCTGGCGGCGATCGAGAGGCGGGTGGACATCACGCTGGTCGAACTCGCCGAGTTGCTGCGACAGGAGCATGGCGCGTCGTTTGCGACGAGCACGATCTGGCGGTTTCTCGATCGTCACTCCATGACCTTCAA AAAAAAAACGGCGCACGCCAGCGAGCAGGAGCGGCCAGACGTGGCGGCGCGACGAAACGCCTGGTTCGACGCCCAGCCCGATCTTGATCCCGAGCATCTGGTCTTCATCGACGAGACCGGAGCCTCGACAAAGATGGCTCGACTGCGGGGGCGCACGAAGCGCGGGATGCGGTGCCGATCGCCAATCCCGCATGGCCATTGGAAGACGACGACGTTCACCGGCGCCCTGCGCCTCACTGGCATGACCGCGCCAATGGTCCTGGACGGCCCGATGACTGGCGAATGGTTTGTCGCCTATGTCGAGCAGGTTCTCGTGCCGACGCTGCGGCCCGACGATGTCGTGATCCTCGACAACCTGCCGGCGCACAAAAGCGCAGCCGCCCGTGTGGCGATCGAAGCAACCGGCGCAAGGATGATGTTCCTCCCGCCCTATTCCCCCGACTTCAACCCGATCGAGAACGCCTTTTCCAAGCTGAAATCGATTCTACGCAAAGCCGCCGCACGAACCGTCGCGGAATTGTGGGATACCATCAGCGCCGCACTGCCTTGCTTCACACCAACCGAGTGCGCCAACTACTTCGCCGCAACAGGATATGAGCCGGAATGA
- a CDS encoding class I SAM-dependent methyltransferase, which produces MTVIDGNHSSRRINLVAAAMKAEKYLEVGVADGETFFSVSIPSKTGVDPKFRFDAKSRESEGEHFCEMSSDDYFTGVARGTKFDIVFLDGLHVFPQTFRDFCNAIMFTGDNSLIIIDDTIPSDVYSSIPEVNLALATRTREGGTGAAWHGDIYKMIYAVHDFFPSLSYLTVSSRGNPQTFIWRETRRYFSPRFNSLEQISRMTWFDFQENMDLANLSPEEYAIPTVISKLLSSDFG; this is translated from the coding sequence TTGACGGTTATCGATGGTAATCACTCTAGTCGGCGAATCAATTTGGTCGCTGCGGCGATGAAAGCCGAGAAATATCTTGAGGTTGGCGTTGCTGACGGGGAGACTTTTTTCTCTGTTTCGATACCTAGTAAGACTGGGGTTGATCCAAAGTTCAGGTTCGATGCAAAATCAAGAGAGTCAGAGGGCGAGCACTTCTGCGAGATGAGCTCTGATGATTATTTCACTGGTGTTGCGCGCGGGACCAAATTTGACATTGTTTTTCTAGACGGGCTGCATGTTTTCCCGCAAACATTTCGTGACTTCTGCAATGCTATAATGTTTACCGGAGATAATTCTTTAATTATTATTGATGATACGATTCCATCTGATGTATATTCATCAATACCTGAAGTTAATTTAGCCCTTGCTACCAGGACACGTGAAGGCGGAACAGGTGCCGCCTGGCACGGGGATATTTACAAAATGATCTATGCTGTTCATGATTTCTTCCCCAGCCTCTCGTATCTGACTGTTTCGAGTCGGGGAAACCCGCAGACATTTATCTGGAGAGAAACTCGACGTTATTTTTCGCCTCGTTTTAATTCCCTTGAACAGATTAGTCGCATGACTTGGTTCGATTTTCAGGAAAATATGGATTTAGCGAATTTGTCTCCGGAAGAGTATGCAATTCCCACGGTCATTTCGAAACTATTGTCGTCAGATTTCGGTTAG
- a CDS encoding glycosyltransferase family 2 protein, with protein sequence MSKQDQRIAILMGTKDGAAFIDEQFASLLAQSQPLIDLWISDDGSTDGTTAIIEAWQARWPKGRLTLVDGPRHGFAANFRSMIIDPRIDADYYAFCDQDDIWEPDKLDTALHWMRTHDADVPLMFCSRTATMSKSGSIMGCSPLFQRPPSFRNALVQSIAGGNTIMINRAARQLLARASVRTQFVSHDWWAYLIVTASGGVVHYDPRPLVRYRQHEANLVGANVSWKARVSRLGRLLKGEFASWTDDNLSGLAVNRDLLAADSAVCLDLFMESRKGGLFRRLSYLRRSGVYRQTPLGTLGLYLAIIWGRV encoded by the coding sequence GTGAGCAAACAGGATCAGCGCATCGCCATCTTGATGGGCACGAAGGACGGCGCGGCTTTCATCGACGAACAGTTCGCATCCCTGCTTGCGCAATCGCAGCCTCTCATCGACCTGTGGATTTCCGACGACGGTTCGACGGACGGCACGACCGCCATCATCGAGGCATGGCAGGCTCGTTGGCCCAAGGGTCGATTGACCCTGGTGGACGGCCCGCGGCACGGGTTTGCCGCCAATTTCCGCTCGATGATCATCGATCCACGGATCGATGCCGACTACTATGCCTTTTGCGACCAGGATGACATCTGGGAGCCGGACAAGCTCGACACTGCCTTGCATTGGATGCGGACCCATGATGCCGATGTGCCGCTAATGTTCTGTTCGCGGACCGCAACCATGTCCAAGTCGGGGAGCATCATGGGCTGTTCGCCGCTGTTCCAGCGGCCCCCTTCATTTCGCAATGCCCTGGTGCAGAGCATTGCTGGCGGCAACACCATCATGATCAACCGAGCGGCGCGCCAATTGCTGGCCAGGGCGTCAGTGCGAACGCAATTTGTCAGCCATGACTGGTGGGCCTATCTCATCGTGACGGCTTCCGGCGGCGTCGTTCATTACGATCCGCGGCCTCTGGTGCGCTACCGGCAGCACGAGGCAAATCTGGTCGGGGCCAACGTTTCGTGGAAGGCGCGGGTCTCCCGGCTTGGACGCCTGCTGAAAGGCGAGTTCGCCAGCTGGACCGACGACAATCTCAGCGGCCTTGCCGTCAATCGCGATCTTCTTGCCGCGGATTCTGCTGTTTGCCTAGATCTGTTCATGGAATCGCGAAAAGGCGGTCTTTTCCGCCGGCTCAGCTATCTGCGCCGAAGCGGCGTCTATCGACAGACGCCATTGGGGACGCTGGGGCTTTACCTCGCAATCATCTGGGGCCGCGTCTAG